The following are encoded in a window of Sminthopsis crassicaudata isolate SCR6 chromosome 3, ASM4859323v1, whole genome shotgun sequence genomic DNA:
- the P2RY1 gene encoding P2Y purinoceptor 1 — translation MTDVLWSVLPNGTEVPPSPGWSSGNATVTAAKCSLTKTGFQFYYLPAVYILVFITGFLGNSVAIWMFVFHMKPWSGISVYMFNLALADFLYVLTLPALIFYYFNKTDWIFGEGMCKLQRFIFHVNLYGSILFLTCISVHRYTGVVYPLKSLGRLKKKNAVYISALVWAVVVACIAPILFFSGTDVRKNKTVTCYDTTSDAYLRSYFIYSMCTTVVMFCIPFVVILGCYGLIVRALVSNDLDNSPLRRKSIYLVIIVLTVFAVSYLPFHVMKTLNLRARLDFQTPGMCAFNDRVYATYQVTRGLASLNSCVDPILYFLAGDTFRRRLSRATRKASRRSEANLQSKSEDMTLNILSEYKQNGDTSL, via the coding sequence ATGACCGACGTGCTGTGGTCGGTGCTCCCCAACGGGACTGAGGTCCCCCCCTCCCCGGGCTGGTCCTCGGGCAACGCCACGGTCACGGCCGCCAAGTGCTCGCTGACCAAGACGGGCTTCCAGTTCTACTACCTGCCCGCCGTCTACATCCTGGTGTTCATCACGGGCTTCCTGGGCAACAGCGTGGCCATCTGGATGTTCGTGTTCCACATGAAGCCCTGGAGCGGCATCTCGGTCTACATGTTCAACTTGGCCTTGGCCGACTTCCTGTACGTGCTCACCCTGCCCGCGCTCATCTTCTACTATTTCAACAAGACGGACTGGATCTTCGGCGAGGGCATGTGCAAGCTGCAGCGCTTCATCTTCCACGTGAACCTGTACGGCAGCATCCTCTTCCTGACCTGCATCAGCGTGCACCGCTACACCGGCGTGGTGTACCCGCTCAAGTCCCTGGGCCGCCTCAAGAAGAAGAACGCCGTGTACATCAGCGCCCTGGTGTGGGCCGTCGTGGTGGCCTGCATCGCGCCCATCCTCTTCTTCTCGGGCACCGACGTGCGCAAAAACAAGACGGTCACCTGCTACGACACCACCTCGGACGCCTACCTGCGCAGCTACTTCATCTACAGCATGTGCACCACCGTGGTCATGTTCTGCATCCCCTTCGTGGTCATCCTGGGCTGCTACGGCCTCATCGTCAGGGCGCTCGTCTCCAACGACCTGGACAACTCGCCGCTGCGCAGGAAGTCCATCTACCTGGTGATCATCGTGCTCACCGTCTTCGCCGTGTCCTACCTCCCCTTCCACGTGATGAAAACGCTCAACCTGCGAGCCAGGCTGGATTTTCAGACGCCGGGGATGTGTGCCTTCAACGACAGGGTCTACGCCACGTACCAGGTGACTCGGGGGCTCGCCAGCCTCAACAGCTGCGTCGACCCCATCCTCTATTTCTTGGCCGGAGACACTTTCCGGAGGAGACTGTCCAGGGCCACCAGGAAAGCTTCCCGGAGAAGTGAGGCTAATCTGCAATCCAAAAGTGAAGATATGACCCTTAACATTTTGTCCGAGTATAAGCAGAACGGAGATACGAGCTTATGA